The proteins below come from a single Salinilacihabitans rarus genomic window:
- a CDS encoding NADH-quinone oxidoreductase subunit D — translation MSKGVELPVAEEVTEDELEALLGDVARARDDHLNAPGFVIRPDDVQTVLTRLRDEAGFDHLACATAQQYADRYETIYHLRKYDDPTQEVSVVVPTTLDDPVSQTAEPVFRSADWAERENFDLVGIDYEGHPDPRRILLPETWQGHPLSDDYDGNKPQIVTLSEYANPLAPDRHDAESDTMFLNIGPHHPATHGVLHVKTVLDGETVVDVDPDIGYLHRCEEQMCQQGTYRHQIMPYPDRWDYVSAGLLNEWAYARAAEDLADIEVPEYAQVLRTMGAELCRIASHMIALGTFGLDVFGDFTAVFQYAFRDREVVQDILEDLTGQRLMYNYFRLGGVAWDLPEPREEFIEKARDFVDELPAKVDEYHDLITHNEIFQLRCVDTGVLEPEVAKQYGCTGPVARASGVDYDLRRDDPYGYYPNLDWNVVTEDGCDNYSRVLVRMREVEESAKIIEQCLDLLEDWPEDEREVQSNVPRTLKPDADAEIYRAVEAAKGELGIYVRSDGTDKPARFKIRSPSFHNLSSLPEMVEGGYVPDLVASLGSLDIVLGEVDR, via the coding sequence ATGAGCAAGGGAGTCGAACTGCCGGTCGCGGAGGAGGTCACCGAGGACGAACTCGAGGCGCTGCTCGGCGACGTCGCCCGCGCGCGCGACGACCACCTGAACGCGCCGGGGTTCGTGATCCGACCCGACGACGTCCAGACGGTGCTGACGCGCCTGCGCGACGAGGCGGGCTTCGATCACCTCGCCTGTGCCACCGCCCAGCAGTACGCCGACCGCTACGAGACGATCTACCACCTCAGGAAGTACGACGACCCGACACAGGAGGTGAGCGTCGTCGTCCCGACCACGCTCGACGACCCGGTCAGCCAGACCGCCGAACCGGTGTTCCGGTCGGCCGACTGGGCCGAACGCGAGAACTTCGACCTCGTAGGCATCGACTACGAGGGCCACCCGGACCCCCGGCGGATACTCCTGCCCGAGACGTGGCAGGGCCACCCGCTCTCGGACGACTACGACGGCAACAAGCCCCAGATCGTCACCCTGAGCGAGTACGCGAACCCGCTGGCACCCGACCGCCACGACGCCGAGTCGGACACGATGTTCCTCAACATCGGCCCGCACCACCCGGCGACCCACGGCGTGCTCCACGTGAAGACGGTGCTCGACGGCGAGACGGTCGTCGACGTCGACCCGGACATCGGCTACCTCCACCGCTGCGAGGAGCAGATGTGCCAGCAGGGCACCTACCGCCACCAGATCATGCCCTACCCCGACCGCTGGGACTACGTCTCGGCCGGCCTGCTCAACGAGTGGGCCTACGCCCGGGCGGCGGAGGATCTGGCCGACATCGAGGTGCCCGAGTACGCGCAGGTGCTGCGGACGATGGGCGCCGAACTCTGCCGGATCGCCTCGCACATGATCGCGCTGGGGACGTTCGGGCTGGACGTCTTCGGCGACTTCACCGCCGTCTTCCAGTACGCCTTCCGCGACCGCGAGGTCGTCCAGGACATCCTCGAAGACCTCACCGGCCAGCGGCTGATGTACAACTACTTCCGGCTGGGCGGGGTCGCCTGGGACCTGCCGGAGCCCCGCGAGGAGTTCATCGAGAAGGCCCGCGACTTCGTCGACGAACTGCCCGCGAAGGTCGACGAGTACCACGACCTCATCACCCACAACGAGATCTTCCAGCTACGCTGCGTCGACACCGGCGTGCTGGAACCCGAGGTCGCAAAGCAGTACGGCTGTACGGGGCCGGTCGCCCGCGCGTCGGGCGTCGACTACGACCTGCGGCGTGACGACCCCTACGGCTACTACCCGAACCTCGACTGGAACGTCGTCACCGAGGACGGCTGTGACAACTACTCGCGCGTGCTCGTGCGGATGCGCGAGGTCGAGGAGTCGGCGAAGATCATCGAGCAGTGTCTGGACCTGCTCGAAGACTGGCCCGAGGACGAACGCGAGGTACAGAGCAACGTGCCCCGCACCCTGAAGCCGGACGCCGACGCCGAGATCTACCGGGCCGTCGAGGCCGCGAAGGGCGAACTCGGCATCTACGTCCGCTCCGACGGCACGGACAAACCCGCACGCTTCAAGATCCGTAGCCCGTCGTTCCACAACCTCTCGTCGCTGCCGGAGATGGTCGAGGGCGGCTACGTCCCGGACCTCGTCGCGTCGCTGGGGAGCCTCGACATCGTCCTCGGGGAGGTGGACCGATGA
- a CDS encoding NADH-quinone oxidoreductase subunit B, whose translation MSNDEPHPSIYESTAPGTDTREARMGAGPDARFNSKLREAFGSTPFILTKFDKFMNWVRGSSMFMLQFGIACCSIEMIHTYAIKHDLDRFGAGVPRASPRQADVMIVPGTIVSKFGPRMKRVYDQMPEPKFVVGMGSCTISGGPFQEGYNVVKGAEEIIPIDIHVPGCPPRPEALIYGVAKLQERIANGESSPVVVKPYELEQFGDLPRDEVVEKLADQIDEDDLVMRYNWADSP comes from the coding sequence ATGAGTAACGACGAACCACACCCGTCGATCTACGAGAGCACTGCACCCGGGACGGACACGCGCGAGGCGCGCATGGGCGCCGGCCCCGACGCCCGCTTCAACTCGAAGCTCCGCGAGGCGTTCGGCTCGACGCCGTTCATCCTCACGAAGTTCGACAAGTTCATGAACTGGGTCCGGGGCTCCTCGATGTTCATGCTGCAGTTCGGGATCGCCTGCTGCAGCATCGAGATGATCCACACGTACGCGATCAAACACGACCTCGACCGGTTCGGGGCCGGGGTCCCGCGGGCGTCGCCGCGGCAGGCCGACGTGATGATCGTCCCGGGGACGATCGTCTCGAAGTTCGGCCCGCGGATGAAACGCGTCTACGACCAGATGCCCGAACCGAAGTTCGTCGTCGGGATGGGGTCGTGTACGATCTCCGGCGGGCCGTTCCAGGAGGGGTACAACGTCGTCAAGGGCGCCGAGGAGATCATCCCGATCGACATCCACGTCCCCGGCTGTCCGCCCCGGCCGGAGGCGCTGATCTACGGCGTCGCCAAACTGCAAGAGCGCATCGCCAACGGCGAGTCCTCGCCCGTGGTGGTCAAGCCGTACGAACTCGAGCAGTTCGGCGACCTGCCCCGCGACGAAGTCGTCGAAAAGCTCGCCGACCAGATCGACGAGGACGACCTCGTCATGCGCTACAACTGGGCTGATTCGCCATGA
- a CDS encoding NADH-quinone oxidoreductase subunit A codes for MNEWIAIGALAVVGLLIPLGMMAVSYLLRPSVPETSKRATYESGEVPTGGTHIRFNIQYYMVALLFVVFDIETVLLFPWAVVYGDAVASPEYGMVEALGPMLLFVGILLVGLAWAWRNDAVEWAKSPSQVEPEADRP; via the coding sequence ATGAATGAATGGATAGCCATCGGGGCGCTCGCCGTCGTGGGATTACTGATACCCCTCGGGATGATGGCGGTGTCGTACCTCCTGCGGCCGAGTGTACCCGAAACGAGTAAACGCGCCACCTACGAGAGCGGCGAGGTGCCGACCGGTGGGACGCACATCCGGTTCAACATCCAGTACTACATGGTCGCACTTCTTTTCGTCGTCTTCGACATCGAGACCGTCCTGCTGTTTCCGTGGGCGGTCGTCTACGGCGACGCCGTCGCGTCGCCGGAGTACGGGATGGTCGAGGCGCTCGGACCGATGTTGCTGTTCGTCGGGATCCTCCTCGTCGGACTCGCGTGGGCGTGGCGCAACGACGCGGTCGAGTGGGCCAAAAGCCCCAGTCAGGTCGAGCCGGAGGCAGACCGACCATGA
- a CDS encoding AIR carboxylase family protein produces the protein MTAPAVDDLIDRLREEAARDRPAAETPDVGIVMGSDSDLETMLTGGRRPGAYDALVEELGFEEQTDYDDPPAARFTFETYVTSAHRTPDLMTAYAETAEDRGIEVIIAGAGGKSADLPNMTASIAYPLPVIGVPVQEKSVDSVIGMPAGAPILAVDAGKSFNAALSAAQILAREHEKLRDRLVDYHDRLREDVGTVSRDLHDGGVRAYRGE, from the coding sequence ATGACCGCACCGGCAGTCGACGACCTGATCGACCGACTCCGCGAGGAGGCCGCCCGGGACCGCCCGGCCGCGGAGACCCCCGACGTGGGCATCGTGATGGGCAGCGACTCGGACCTCGAGACGATGCTGACCGGCGGTCGCCGCCCCGGCGCGTACGACGCGCTCGTCGAGGAACTCGGGTTCGAAGAGCAGACCGACTACGACGACCCGCCGGCGGCGCGCTTTACCTTCGAGACGTACGTCACCTCGGCCCACCGGACGCCGGACCTGATGACCGCGTACGCGGAGACGGCCGAAGACCGCGGGATCGAGGTGATCATCGCGGGCGCGGGCGGGAAGTCCGCGGACCTGCCGAACATGACGGCGTCGATCGCTTACCCCTTGCCCGTCATCGGCGTCCCGGTCCAGGAGAAGTCAGTCGACAGCGTGATCGGGATGCCCGCGGGCGCGCCGATCCTCGCGGTCGACGCCGGCAAGTCGTTCAACGCCGCGCTCTCGGCGGCCCAGATCCTCGCCCGCGAGCACGAGAAACTGCGCGACCGACTCGTCGACTACCACGACCGGCTTCGCGAGGACGTCGGGACCGTCTCGCGCGACCTCCACGACGGCGGCGTCCGCGCGTACCGCGGCGAGTGA
- a CDS encoding 5-(carboxyamino)imidazole ribonucleotide synthase, whose product MTTLRTPGPTLGVVGGGQLGRMLAEAAAPLGVELLVLDPTPDCPAAPVARDQIVAEFDDEAGIRELAARADVLTFEIELADQDVLDRVGEETGTPVHPKPATLRTIHDKLVQKRRLRDAGIPVSPFRAVEDVDDVREAIDEYGAPVMLKARTGGYDGRGNVPVEAKDEAADALDAVAGPAMVEAFVDFEREVSVIAAKGDGEIAAFPVGENVHREEILRETVVPARSDDAVAERAREVAADVLDVMDGRGVYGIELFETSEARGASDGSSGRRPRNGEGEILLNEIAPRPHNSGHWTIEGATTSQFEQHVRAVLGWPLGSTDLRCETVSTNLLGDVEAPREAALSGVAEILDTPGAHLHWYGKREARPLRKMGHVTVTARDGEGVAELLDRATALRDAVTFA is encoded by the coding sequence ATGACGACGCTACGGACGCCGGGACCGACCCTCGGCGTGGTCGGCGGCGGACAGCTCGGACGGATGCTGGCCGAGGCGGCCGCGCCGCTGGGGGTCGAGCTACTCGTCCTCGACCCGACGCCGGACTGTCCGGCCGCGCCGGTCGCGCGCGATCAGATCGTCGCGGAGTTCGACGACGAGGCGGGCATCCGGGAACTCGCCGCGCGCGCGGACGTCCTCACCTTCGAGATCGAACTCGCCGATCAGGACGTGCTGGACCGCGTCGGCGAGGAGACGGGGACGCCGGTCCACCCGAAGCCGGCGACGCTGCGGACGATCCACGACAAACTCGTCCAGAAGCGCCGGCTCCGCGACGCCGGGATTCCGGTGTCGCCGTTCCGGGCGGTCGAGGACGTCGACGACGTGCGCGAGGCGATCGACGAGTACGGCGCGCCGGTGATGCTCAAAGCGCGCACCGGCGGCTACGACGGCCGGGGGAACGTCCCCGTCGAGGCAAAGGACGAGGCCGCGGACGCGCTCGACGCGGTCGCCGGTCCCGCGATGGTCGAGGCGTTCGTCGACTTCGAGCGCGAGGTGTCGGTGATCGCGGCGAAAGGCGACGGCGAGATCGCCGCGTTCCCCGTCGGGGAGAACGTCCACCGCGAGGAGATCCTGCGGGAGACGGTCGTCCCCGCCCGGTCGGACGACGCGGTCGCCGAGCGCGCCCGCGAGGTCGCCGCGGACGTCCTCGACGTGATGGACGGCCGCGGGGTCTACGGGATCGAACTGTTCGAGACGAGCGAGGCGCGTGGCGCCTCGGACGGGTCGAGCGGGCGTCGCCCGCGAAACGGCGAGGGGGAGATCCTGCTCAACGAGATCGCCCCGCGACCGCACAACTCGGGCCACTGGACCATCGAGGGGGCGACGACCTCGCAGTTCGAACAGCACGTCCGGGCGGTGCTCGGCTGGCCGCTCGGGTCGACCGATCTGCGCTGCGAGACGGTGTCGACGAACCTGCTGGGCGACGTCGAGGCGCCGCGGGAGGCGGCGCTGTCGGGCGTCGCGGAGATCCTCGACACCCCCGGCGCGCACCTCCACTGGTACGGCAAGCGCGAGGCCCGCCCCCTGCGGAAGATGGGCCACGTGACCGTGACCGCGCGGGACGGCGAGGGCGTCGCGGAACTGCTCGACCGGGCGACCGCGCTCCGCGACGCCGTCACCTTCGCGTAG
- the ribH gene encoding 6,7-dimethyl-8-ribityllumazine synthase — protein sequence MTALGLVIAQFNRPITEQMEEAAREAAADAGAEVRETVRVPGAYDAPLAADRLARREDVDAVAVIGAIITGDTDHDQVIAESTAGRLSDVSLERDTPVTLGVTGPGMSAAEARERVENAAKAVDGAIDLVDELPDP from the coding sequence ATGACCGCGCTCGGACTGGTGATCGCGCAGTTCAATCGCCCGATCACCGAGCAGATGGAGGAGGCCGCCCGCGAGGCCGCCGCCGACGCCGGCGCCGAGGTCCGCGAGACGGTCCGCGTGCCGGGGGCGTACGACGCGCCGCTGGCGGCCGACCGCCTCGCGCGCCGCGAGGACGTCGACGCCGTCGCCGTGATCGGCGCGATCATCACCGGCGACACCGACCACGATCAGGTGATCGCCGAGTCGACCGCCGGACGGCTCTCCGACGTCAGCCTCGAGCGCGACACGCCGGTCACCCTCGGCGTCACGGGGCCGGGGATGTCGGCCGCCGAGGCCCGCGAGCGGGTCGAGAACGCCGCGAAGGCCGTCGACGGCGCGATCGACCTCGTCGACGAGTTGCCGGACCCCTGA